One Vibrio quintilis DNA segment encodes these proteins:
- a CDS encoding FHA domain-containing protein codes for MASLNYSHAQYPVFLKAFHQFGRLSAKVDTVIDFPDASRIHAVVEWHDAWYLRDLSKNGVRVNGHLISPHQPYLLQVQDQICFSGYQDAPFVVADLEPPRDLLVPETDNADPDIKPIYLERYHFLPSENSPEIVLFYNMTVQEWQCEHVENGETYPLRDGEMLQFSHHAWRLIKGVDTGIEETVQFNTQTNDELCYIFNISQDEELTELIIRDHNHQIDCEVRSHHYLTALLARYKAEDLKQHVPESEQGWRSVMQLMKDMGLSETHLNIQIHRARKQIQDVLLSEGLMVPDFIERKRGRVRLAVRDYQVIKGSRLEVDSRHLS; via the coding sequence ATGGCTTCTCTCAACTATTCTCATGCACAATATCCGGTTTTCCTGAAAGCATTTCATCAGTTTGGCCGGTTATCGGCGAAGGTGGATACCGTGATTGATTTTCCGGATGCTTCGCGCATCCATGCTGTGGTTGAATGGCATGATGCCTGGTATTTGCGGGATTTAAGTAAAAATGGTGTTCGGGTCAATGGTCATCTGATTTCTCCTCATCAGCCTTATCTGCTTCAGGTTCAGGATCAAATCTGTTTTTCCGGCTATCAGGATGCGCCGTTTGTGGTTGCGGATCTTGAGCCGCCCAGAGATCTGCTGGTGCCGGAAACGGACAACGCCGATCCGGATATCAAGCCGATTTATCTGGAACGGTATCATTTTCTGCCCAGTGAAAATTCACCTGAGATTGTCCTTTTTTATAATATGACGGTTCAGGAATGGCAATGTGAGCATGTTGAAAACGGTGAGACTTATCCGCTGAGAGATGGTGAGATGCTGCAATTTTCCCATCATGCATGGCGGTTAATCAAAGGCGTCGACACCGGCATAGAAGAAACCGTACAGTTCAATACTCAGACAAACGATGAGCTGTGCTATATCTTCAATATCAGTCAGGATGAAGAATTGACCGAACTGATCATTCGGGATCACAATCATCAGATTGACTGTGAAGTCCGCAGCCACCATTACTTAACCGCTCTGCTTGCACGGTACAAAGCGGAAGATCTCAAACAGCATGTTCCGGAATCAGAGCAGGGCTGGCGTTCTGTGATGCAGCTGATGAAAGATATGGGGCTGTCAGAAACTCATCTCAATATTCAGATTCACCGGGCTCGTAAGCAGATACAGGATGTGTTGTTATCAGAAGGTCTCATGGTGCCTGATTTTATTGAACGTAAACGGGGACGGGTCCGGCTTGCGGTGCGGGATTATCAGGTGATAAAAGGGAGCAGGCTGGAGGTGGACTCCAGGCATTTGTCTTAA
- a CDS encoding FG-GAP repeat domain-containing protein has translation MIKKRVLTICTLLLCSGVAYAESESENLLLEKEAAASTLFSAAEVWNAAYGYNDGWRTTQHPRMIADVNGDGLKDIVGFGKEGVYVSLSSGTEFAAPALWVKNYTPMYGWQVPLHPRVMADANGDGLADIIGFGKEGVYVSLSTGSEFSTPKLWVQQFGYNQGWRKLRHPRQVADVNGDGMADIIGFADGGVIVALSTGNGFSAPSTWVEQYGFNQGWRINKHPRTMADVNGDGLADVVGFAGNGPYVALSTGSGFTTPAYWLEDMAQNQGWRVSQHPRVLADVDGDGNDDIVGFGKNATYVALSTGSSFSSPAAWTKAYSLANGWRIKQHLRKLVDVNGDGMKDIVGFGNQGVYVSLSSGAGFDAAQMAVKTFGYSGGWKISQHPRLLGDVNGDGLSDIIGFGSDNTYVSLNNN, from the coding sequence GTGATTAAAAAAAGGGTTTTAACTATATGTACTCTGCTTTTGTGCAGTGGTGTGGCATACGCAGAGAGTGAGTCTGAAAATCTCTTGTTAGAAAAGGAAGCAGCCGCTTCCACTTTGTTTAGTGCAGCAGAAGTATGGAATGCTGCATACGGATATAACGATGGCTGGAGAACAACGCAACACCCGCGCATGATTGCGGATGTCAATGGTGACGGGCTGAAAGACATTGTCGGCTTCGGAAAAGAAGGCGTGTATGTTTCACTCTCCAGCGGGACTGAATTTGCTGCCCCGGCACTATGGGTAAAAAATTATACGCCAATGTATGGCTGGCAGGTGCCGCTTCATCCACGGGTGATGGCAGACGCAAATGGTGACGGGCTGGCTGATATTATCGGATTCGGTAAGGAAGGTGTTTATGTCTCTCTGTCTACCGGCAGCGAATTCAGCACACCGAAATTATGGGTACAGCAGTTCGGATATAATCAGGGATGGCGCAAACTAAGACACCCGCGTCAGGTTGCCGATGTGAACGGCGATGGTATGGCCGATATCATTGGTTTTGCCGATGGCGGCGTGATTGTTGCGTTATCGACAGGCAACGGATTCAGCGCACCGTCGACGTGGGTTGAGCAATATGGATTCAATCAGGGATGGAGAATCAATAAACACCCCCGGACAATGGCTGATGTGAATGGCGACGGACTGGCCGATGTGGTTGGCTTTGCCGGTAATGGCCCTTATGTCGCGCTTTCCACCGGCAGTGGGTTTACCACCCCGGCTTACTGGCTGGAAGATATGGCTCAGAACCAGGGCTGGCGGGTCAGTCAGCATCCCCGGGTACTCGCTGATGTCGATGGCGACGGGAATGATGACATTGTCGGTTTTGGCAAAAATGCAACCTATGTAGCATTATCCACCGGCAGCAGCTTCTCATCTCCGGCGGCCTGGACCAAAGCCTATAGCCTGGCAAACGGCTGGCGGATCAAACAGCACCTGCGCAAGCTCGTTGATGTCAACGGAGACGGCATGAAAGACATTGTTGGCTTTGGCAATCAGGGCGTTTATGTGTCGCTCTCTTCCGGGGCCGGATTTGATGCAGCGCAGATGGCGGTTAAAACTTTCGGTTATTCCGGAGGCTGGAAAATCAGCCAGCATCCGCGGTTGCTGGGCGATGTCAATGGTGACGGGCTGAGTGATATTATCGGGTTTGGCTCTGATAATACTTATGTGTCTCTCAATAACAATTAG
- a CDS encoding DUF938 domain-containing protein has protein sequence MSKRFSPSFERNKQPIFEQLTRHLKHSRHVLEIGSGTGQHAVFFAANMPHLHWHTSDMPQNHASIHAWIASSDSGNLSAPAAFTLGQDDWPEVNADAVFTANTTHIMQPEEAKTMMEMVAKHLPEGGIFCQYGPMKVNGDFTTDSNREFDQSLKQQHFGGIRDIQELASWAKGLDLIEKIPMPANNFLLVWQKS, from the coding sequence ATGTCAAAACGTTTCAGCCCATCATTTGAAAGAAATAAGCAACCGATTTTTGAGCAGCTCACCCGCCACCTGAAACACAGCCGCCATGTGTTAGAAATTGGCTCCGGCACCGGACAGCACGCGGTGTTCTTTGCTGCCAACATGCCACATCTGCACTGGCACACCAGTGATATGCCACAAAACCATGCCAGCATTCATGCGTGGATAGCATCATCAGACTCAGGCAACCTTTCTGCACCCGCCGCTTTTACTCTCGGTCAGGATGACTGGCCGGAGGTGAATGCAGATGCAGTTTTTACCGCCAATACAACGCACATCATGCAGCCGGAAGAAGCGAAAACCATGATGGAAATGGTCGCAAAGCATCTGCCGGAAGGCGGTATTTTCTGCCAGTATGGTCCGATGAAGGTCAATGGCGATTTTACCACCGACAGTAACCGGGAATTTGACCAGTCACTGAAGCAGCAACATTTCGGCGGCATCCGCGATATTCAGGAGTTAGCATCGTGGGCAAAAGGGCTGGATTTGATCGAGAAGATCCCCATGCCGGCGAATAATTTTCTGCTGGTGTGGCAAAAGTCTTAA
- a CDS encoding DUF1294 domain-containing protein has product MKGKIVEWHDEKGYGFIAVADQERRIFLHVSELKHQGLRPGLNDQVSFETCEDKRKRLRAVNVSVTSVKAIPPTVLFGCSFLVFACVSPLTLHSHLFLIPLYLVLSLFTWLMYAWDKKAAQLGQWRTAENSLHLLALAGGWPGALLAQHQLRHKSRKQPFKTILWLTVLLNITAFCWTFTDSGSEKIQLVADLILNL; this is encoded by the coding sequence GTGAAAGGGAAAATCGTTGAATGGCATGATGAAAAAGGCTATGGCTTTATCGCTGTTGCGGATCAGGAACGGCGGATATTTCTTCATGTCTCTGAACTGAAGCATCAGGGATTACGCCCGGGACTCAATGATCAGGTGAGCTTTGAAACCTGCGAAGATAAACGCAAACGACTGCGGGCGGTCAATGTATCGGTGACCAGTGTCAAAGCCATTCCGCCGACGGTTTTGTTTGGCTGCTCTTTTTTAGTTTTTGCCTGTGTTTCCCCGCTAACGCTCCATAGTCATCTGTTTTTAATTCCCCTTTACCTTGTGTTGAGCCTGTTCACCTGGCTGATGTACGCATGGGATAAAAAGGCGGCGCAGCTGGGTCAGTGGCGGACAGCAGAAAACTCGTTGCATTTATTAGCCTTAGCCGGTGGCTGGCCCGGCGCTTTACTGGCTCAGCATCAGCTGCGCCACAAATCCAGAAAGCAGCCGTTTAAAACCATCTTATGGCTGACGGTGCTGCTGAATATCACAGCATTCTGCTGGACATTCACAGACTCAGGCTCTGAGAAAATTCAGTTGGTGGCAGATTTGATTTTAAATCTTTAG
- a CDS encoding thermostable hemolysin produces MSVALNHASVRLTVIEPHHALRQRAEQYVVDRYASAFDAQIEAFMPVFLALVQQDEIQSVCGYRAAAEDTLFLEQYLDYPAEQLISEHFSQPVSRESLIEFGQLAAFSKGFSPLHFYLITRHLAALNYQWCICTVTDPLFALMKRMGLNPVVIAQADPARVENAHLWGRYYQTQPRIVAGNIRQGLQYLQQYMSLRTGQE; encoded by the coding sequence ATGTCAGTAGCACTCAACCATGCTTCCGTCCGTTTAACAGTGATTGAACCGCACCATGCACTGCGTCAGCGTGCCGAGCAGTATGTGGTTGACCGGTATGCCTCGGCATTTGATGCGCAGATCGAAGCCTTTATGCCGGTGTTTCTGGCGCTGGTGCAGCAGGACGAGATTCAGTCAGTCTGTGGTTATCGCGCTGCGGCTGAAGACACTCTGTTTCTGGAGCAGTATCTGGATTACCCGGCAGAGCAGCTGATTTCTGAACATTTCTCACAGCCGGTCAGTCGTGAGTCTCTGATTGAATTCGGGCAGCTGGCTGCATTTTCAAAAGGCTTTTCTCCCCTGCATTTTTATTTGATCACCCGCCATCTTGCTGCCCTGAATTATCAGTGGTGTATCTGCACCGTGACTGACCCTTTATTTGCGCTGATGAAACGAATGGGACTCAACCCGGTGGTGATTGCGCAGGCCGACCCGGCGCGGGTTGAAAATGCGCATTTGTGGGGCCGTTATTACCAGACACAGCCGAGGATTGTTGCCGGGAACATCCGTCAGGGGCTGCAATACCTGCAACAGTACATGAGCTTACGAACCGGACAGGAATAA
- a CDS encoding AMP-binding protein yields the protein MKSQIISALAEHAQHHGDRAAFTGRSHTGAALVLTYRQLWEQVQKYAAYFQQHSARCIAIYAENSPAWLVADLAAMYAGIPCLPVPKFFSRQQIKHVLSQTQADVLVYDQPLADFSAGSEEKICDELFIGHRALAPVSESVPVILPGTVKITFTSGSTGQPEGVCLSQQNLDEVTRSLAEAICPCEGLEKHLVMLPLSTLLENITGAYVPLYLGVTSVVPDGSSVGLRGSSQFDALQWMQMLLESRPDTMVLTPALLHALVTLSQHHAEVVSSLKFVAVGGAHVPESVLEQARRVGIPAYEGYGLSECGSVVALNTPQYDRPGSCGKVLPHVQVRIAEDGEVWVKDGIALGYLGQPFAQTWLATGDLGELDAQGHLFVRGRKKNQIITSFGRNISPEWIEAQAQRWEALRHFFVTGESQERLSAVLVTRDVQAAVEAVQALNDTLPDYAQVCQLIFIKDPETYLSFLTANQRPRRTVIEQQTQTWLKEPGLYRDTIAIITLNSTIDTLEVSL from the coding sequence ATGAAAAGCCAGATCATTTCAGCTTTAGCTGAACATGCACAACACCATGGCGATCGAGCTGCTTTTACCGGCAGAAGCCACACCGGTGCTGCTTTGGTGCTGACTTATCGTCAGCTATGGGAACAGGTTCAGAAATATGCGGCATATTTTCAGCAGCATTCTGCCCGCTGCATTGCTATTTATGCCGAAAACAGTCCGGCATGGCTGGTGGCCGATTTAGCGGCTATGTATGCAGGCATTCCCTGCTTACCGGTGCCGAAGTTTTTCAGCCGCCAGCAAATTAAACATGTTTTATCTCAGACTCAGGCGGATGTGCTGGTTTACGATCAGCCGCTGGCAGACTTTTCTGCAGGGAGTGAAGAAAAAATCTGTGATGAGTTATTCATCGGGCACCGGGCTCTAGCGCCGGTCTCTGAATCTGTGCCGGTGATTTTACCGGGGACAGTCAAGATTACGTTTACCTCCGGTTCTACCGGGCAGCCGGAAGGGGTGTGCCTGAGCCAGCAGAATCTGGATGAAGTCACCCGGAGCCTGGCGGAAGCCATCTGCCCGTGTGAAGGATTAGAAAAGCATCTGGTGATGCTGCCACTGTCGACCCTGCTGGAGAATATCACCGGCGCTTATGTGCCTTTATATCTTGGCGTGACATCTGTCGTGCCGGATGGCAGCTCGGTCGGGTTGCGTGGTTCAAGTCAGTTTGATGCGTTGCAGTGGATGCAAATGTTACTCGAATCCCGGCCAGACACTATGGTGCTCACACCGGCACTGCTGCATGCACTGGTGACGTTAAGTCAGCACCATGCTGAAGTGGTTTCTTCGCTAAAGTTTGTTGCAGTCGGCGGGGCGCATGTGCCGGAGTCCGTGCTGGAGCAGGCGCGCCGGGTGGGTATTCCGGCTTACGAAGGCTATGGTCTGTCTGAATGTGGCTCCGTGGTGGCGCTCAATACGCCGCAGTATGACCGGCCCGGAAGCTGCGGGAAAGTGTTGCCGCATGTTCAGGTCCGGATCGCTGAAGATGGCGAAGTGTGGGTGAAAGATGGCATTGCACTCGGTTATCTCGGACAGCCATTCGCTCAGACCTGGCTTGCAACCGGTGATTTAGGTGAACTGGATGCACAGGGGCATCTGTTCGTCCGGGGCAGAAAAAAGAACCAGATAATTACCAGCTTCGGCCGGAATATTTCTCCGGAGTGGATCGAAGCACAGGCACAGCGCTGGGAAGCGTTGAGACACTTTTTTGTCACGGGGGAATCGCAGGAACGCTTATCCGCAGTGTTGGTTACCCGTGATGTGCAGGCCGCTGTGGAAGCGGTTCAGGCCCTGAACGACACCCTGCCGGATTACGCGCAGGTATGCCAGCTGATTTTTATCAAAGACCCGGAGACTTATCTGTCCTTTCTGACGGCCAATCAGCGCCCGAGACGGACAGTGATCGAACAACAGACACAAACATGGCTGAAAGAACCCGGTTTATACCGGGACACGATCGCCATTATCACACTGAATTCAACGATTGACACTTTAGAGGTATCCCTATGA
- a CDS encoding TenA family transcriptional regulator → MSHFFATLQEATRPAREAMLSAPIVADCECGDISLPQYHQFLAQAYHHVKHTTPLLMACGARLGESHEWVRAAVAEYIEEEIGHHEWILNDIQACGGDADAVRNNQGEGAMGMPIELMLAYLYHNIDRGNPLTLFGMVWVLEGTSVGIGAQVARQVKETLNLPDEALTYLTSHSELDQEHIRFFAELMDKIEDPQEQAVIIESANMVFHLYGQMLHSLTAAA, encoded by the coding sequence ATGAGCCATTTTTTTGCCACTTTACAGGAAGCAACCCGCCCGGCGAGAGAAGCCATGCTGAGTGCACCGATTGTCGCCGACTGTGAGTGCGGTGATATTTCCCTGCCGCAGTATCATCAGTTCTTAGCGCAGGCCTATCATCATGTAAAACACACGACACCACTGTTGATGGCCTGTGGTGCCCGTCTGGGTGAATCCCATGAGTGGGTCAGAGCTGCGGTTGCAGAATATATTGAAGAAGAAATTGGTCACCATGAGTGGATTCTGAATGATATTCAGGCGTGTGGCGGTGATGCGGATGCCGTACGCAACAATCAGGGCGAAGGAGCAATGGGCATGCCGATAGAGCTGATGCTGGCTTATCTGTATCACAATATCGATCGCGGTAATCCGCTGACCCTGTTTGGCATGGTATGGGTGCTGGAAGGGACCAGTGTCGGAATTGGTGCTCAGGTCGCCAGACAGGTCAAAGAAACGCTGAACCTGCCGGATGAAGCGCTGACGTATTTAACCTCTCACAGTGAGCTTGATCAGGAACACATCCGCTTCTTTGCGGAATTGATGGATAAGATTGAAGACCCGCAGGAACAGGCGGTGATTATCGAATCAGCTAACATGGTGTTCCATCTGTATGGTCAGATGCTGCACTCACTGACAGCTGCGGCTTAA
- a CDS encoding tetratricopeptide repeat protein has translation MHLINRRSGMVSVALAAFACTLPAQAAPDEQLSSIQKKWAECQYQSKDEDNQIYCMENLVKMSEKALKQQPERPDLKVWLAISQSSLAGADGGMGALSLVKSAKVLLEEVIEQAPDTLAGSAYTSLGSLYYKVPGWPIGFGSDKKAEKMLKKALTINPDGIDPNYFYGDFLAEDGRKKQAIEYLQRAAKAPPRPGRELADKGRQADIAKRLKDLGV, from the coding sequence ATGCATTTAATCAACAGACGATCGGGAATGGTTTCAGTGGCGCTGGCAGCTTTTGCCTGCACACTTCCGGCTCAGGCAGCACCGGATGAACAACTCAGTTCCATCCAGAAAAAATGGGCAGAATGCCAGTATCAGTCAAAAGATGAAGATAATCAGATTTACTGTATGGAAAATCTGGTGAAAATGAGTGAAAAAGCGCTGAAGCAGCAGCCGGAACGGCCGGATTTAAAAGTCTGGCTGGCGATCAGTCAAAGCTCACTGGCAGGGGCTGATGGCGGGATGGGCGCACTTTCTCTGGTGAAATCAGCTAAAGTGTTACTTGAGGAAGTCATTGAGCAGGCACCGGACACACTGGCCGGGTCTGCCTATACCAGCCTGGGGTCATTATATTATAAAGTACCGGGGTGGCCGATTGGGTTTGGCAGTGATAAAAAAGCAGAGAAGATGCTGAAAAAAGCGCTGACAATTAATCCGGACGGTATCGACCCAAACTATTTTTATGGTGATTTTCTGGCGGAAGATGGCCGCAAAAAGCAGGCAATTGAGTACCTGCAGCGTGCCGCAAAAGCGCCGCCCCGGCCGGGCCGGGAACTGGCAGATAAAGGACGGCAGGCAGACATTGCCAAACGTCTGAAAGATTTAGGTGTGTAA
- a CDS encoding response regulator, which yields MRLLLVEDDVLLGQSMVTALSRQGYTVDWLERGSGVVTALKTEQFTAVILDLMLPDIGGFEVLKSIRRAGYSVPIMILTARDEIQDRVRGLDGGADDYLVKPFALEELLARLRVMIRRLSGATDSQIEVGDLVLSLDRQSVSCQGEELKLTNNEFKILASLINHAGRVMSKEQLQQSLHGWDEGGSDNAIEVHIHNLRKKVPGNVIKNIRGVGYIIEK from the coding sequence ATGAGATTATTGTTAGTCGAAGATGATGTACTGCTCGGTCAGTCAATGGTCACGGCACTGAGCCGTCAGGGGTATACCGTTGACTGGCTGGAGCGCGGCAGCGGTGTGGTTACGGCGTTAAAAACCGAGCAGTTTACTGCTGTGATCCTGGATTTGATGCTGCCTGATATCGGTGGATTTGAAGTGCTGAAATCCATTCGCCGGGCCGGATATTCAGTGCCGATTATGATCTTAACTGCCCGCGATGAAATTCAGGACCGGGTGCGCGGGCTGGATGGCGGCGCGGATGACTATCTGGTGAAGCCATTTGCCCTGGAAGAATTGCTGGCCCGGCTGAGAGTGATGATTCGCCGCCTTTCCGGTGCCACTGACAGCCAGATTGAAGTTGGTGATTTGGTTCTCTCGCTCGACCGGCAGTCGGTTTCCTGTCAGGGAGAAGAGCTGAAATTAACCAATAATGAATTTAAGATTCTGGCCTCGCTGATCAACCATGCCGGCAGAGTAATGAGTAAAGAACAGTTGCAGCAATCCCTGCACGGCTGGGACGAAGGTGGCAGTGATAATGCGATTGAAGTGCATATTCACAATCTGAGAAAGAAAGTACCGGGCAATGTGATTAAAAATATTCGTGGTGTAGGGTATATCATTGAAAAATAA
- a CDS encoding sensor histidine kinase, which translates to MKNKQPKSYSIKKRVTFSAIVMSSMFILISLLFSYRTSHHEILEVYDARLGQTAKLFLLRMPASDLHLNDSDSKQHLEKWMKDIQISSHSESDETAYGHPYEQNLVIQFYRDGQLMWSSHPDFHQIKHDPSFSGFGYVEIDGEEWRYFELPMREHQQHEYIIVAERQSVRDEMMNELALSTLIPQLALIPCLAFLMFFLMERNFAPVTELKKAIGKRSVSKLDTIEVSRPTDELSALVNALNRLLAELEQAWKREKRFTRMAAHELKTPLAILRLNAENALICDKEEDLKSDLQNILQGIERSDRLIQQLLTLARVENLHEIALKEVDLKKLMQRVMGELAPLALKNQQEMSFCGDVCTIRGDESLLGILLSNLVDNAIRYSGQGSQIMVRIEDGPELARVFISDTGEDVSPQAREKLFDSFYRSNREKGDGAGLGLSITRDIVRLHHGSVILEPRADELNTFVVSLAKKPDAAPVI; encoded by the coding sequence TTGAAAAATAAGCAACCGAAAAGCTATTCGATTAAAAAACGGGTGACATTCTCTGCGATTGTGATGTCGTCGATGTTTATTCTGATCTCATTACTTTTCAGTTACCGGACATCTCACCACGAAATATTAGAAGTTTATGATGCGCGTCTGGGCCAGACAGCGAAATTGTTTTTATTGCGCATGCCGGCGTCTGATTTGCACCTGAATGACAGCGATAGTAAACAACACCTGGAAAAATGGATGAAAGATATTCAGATTTCCAGTCACAGCGAGAGTGATGAAACCGCGTATGGTCATCCTTATGAGCAGAATCTGGTGATTCAGTTTTATCGGGATGGTCAGCTGATGTGGAGTTCGCATCCTGATTTTCATCAAATCAAGCATGATCCGTCATTTTCCGGTTTCGGTTACGTTGAGATTGACGGCGAGGAGTGGCGTTACTTTGAACTGCCGATGCGTGAGCATCAGCAGCATGAATATATTATCGTGGCTGAGAGGCAGTCGGTACGTGATGAAATGATGAATGAACTGGCGTTGTCGACGCTGATTCCGCAGCTGGCGCTGATTCCCTGTCTTGCTTTTCTGATGTTCTTTTTGATGGAACGGAATTTTGCCCCGGTCACAGAACTGAAAAAGGCCATCGGTAAACGCAGTGTCAGCAAGCTGGATACGATTGAAGTCAGCCGGCCGACGGATGAACTGTCGGCACTGGTGAATGCACTGAACCGTTTGTTAGCTGAGCTCGAACAAGCCTGGAAGCGGGAGAAACGCTTTACCCGGATGGCTGCCCATGAGCTGAAAACCCCGCTGGCGATTTTGCGGCTGAATGCAGAGAATGCGTTGATTTGTGATAAAGAAGAAGATCTGAAATCAGATCTGCAAAACATTTTACAGGGAATTGAACGTTCCGACCGCCTGATCCAGCAGTTGCTGACCTTAGCCCGGGTTGAAAATCTCCATGAAATTGCTCTGAAAGAAGTCGATCTGAAAAAGCTGATGCAGCGTGTGATGGGAGAACTGGCGCCGCTGGCACTGAAAAATCAGCAGGAGATGTCGTTTTGCGGCGATGTTTGTACGATTCGTGGCGATGAATCTTTACTCGGTATTTTGCTGAGTAATCTGGTGGATAATGCGATTCGTTATTCGGGGCAGGGCAGCCAGATTATGGTCAGAATTGAAGATGGTCCTGAACTGGCGCGGGTGTTTATTTCCGATACCGGTGAAGATGTTTCACCGCAGGCGCGTGAGAAGTTGTTTGACAGCTTTTACCGTTCGAACCGGGAAAAAGGTGATGGTGCCGGTTTGGGTTTGTCGATTACCCGGGATATTGTCCGCCTTCACCACGGCAGTGTGATCTTAGAGCCAAGAGCGGATGAACTGAATACATTCGTCGTGTCTCTGGCGAAAAAGCCGGATGCTGCTCCGGTCATCTGA
- a CDS encoding SDR family oxidoreductase, with amino-acid sequence MKLENKLILLTGASGGIGRELATALDRAGARLCLAGRNEQKLTALRDALPHASRHVCLAVDLTQDDDLERLNQLGLQYQQQEQGFDIVINNAGANQFACLSDRSVQSVRHELNLNLTAPVLVSKLACGWLNRPGIIMNIGSAFGGIGYPGYSVYCAAKSGVYRFSEALDRELYGSGIRALYIAPRATDTGLNSPEVKAMNQALNNRSDSPQLVARKVVASLEQELAVRWIGWPEKLFVRVNQILPGVVTQSIQKQHAKIMSYLRN; translated from the coding sequence ATGAAGCTTGAAAACAAGTTGATATTACTGACCGGCGCATCCGGTGGGATTGGCCGTGAACTGGCGACTGCACTTGATCGGGCAGGTGCCAGGCTTTGTCTGGCCGGACGGAATGAACAAAAGCTGACAGCGTTAAGAGACGCGCTGCCTCATGCGTCCCGGCACGTCTGTCTGGCGGTTGATCTGACGCAGGATGATGATCTGGAACGGCTGAATCAGCTGGGTTTGCAATATCAGCAGCAGGAGCAGGGGTTCGATATTGTGATTAATAATGCCGGTGCCAATCAGTTTGCCTGTCTGAGTGACCGGTCGGTGCAGTCGGTGCGCCATGAACTGAACCTGAATCTGACCGCGCCGGTACTGGTGAGTAAGCTGGCCTGCGGGTGGCTGAATCGTCCCGGCATTATTATGAATATTGGCTCAGCTTTTGGTGGGATCGGTTATCCGGGATATTCGGTTTACTGTGCGGCGAAGTCCGGGGTTTATCGCTTTAGTGAAGCACTGGACCGGGAACTCTATGGCTCAGGAATCCGGGCTCTTTACATTGCTCCGCGTGCGACAGACACCGGCCTGAATTCGCCGGAAGTGAAAGCCATGAATCAGGCACTGAACAACCGGAGTGATTCACCGCAGCTGGTTGCCAGGAAGGTGGTGGCGTCTTTAGAGCAGGAGCTTGCTGTACGTTGGATCGGCTGGCCGGAAAAGCTGTTTGTGCGGGTGAATCAGATTCTGCCCGGCGTTGTCACGCAATCGATTCAAAAGCAGCACGCGAAGATAATGAGTTATCTGAGAAATTAA
- a CDS encoding DUF2850 domain-containing protein, with protein MKSLLALLGVLLLVLSGFLIYKGYEDYTNPKLVYGNWLEIKVLGDRRDVIRFDKQGVYRNNHLITTKFEYDGKTIRFKTGGSETIYQLSGTENSPQLKRVEPSRPIQTLIKEGYEHTLNKPSALRMVPRRTPFGAGDDDAGK; from the coding sequence TTGAAGTCTTTGTTAGCCCTGCTCGGCGTATTACTTTTAGTTTTAAGCGGCTTCTTAATTTACAAAGGTTATGAGGATTATACCAATCCTAAACTGGTTTATGGAAACTGGCTTGAAATTAAAGTGTTAGGCGATCGCCGTGACGTGATCAGGTTTGATAAGCAAGGTGTTTACCGCAATAACCACCTGATTACAACGAAGTTTGAGTATGATGGAAAAACCATCCGCTTTAAAACAGGAGGTTCAGAAACAATTTATCAACTGAGTGGTACGGAAAACTCGCCGCAGCTGAAGCGGGTTGAGCCCAGCCGGCCGATTCAAACCTTAATTAAAGAAGGTTACGAACATACACTGAATAAACCCAGTGCTCTCAGAATGGTTCCCCGCCGGACGCCGTTTGGCGCCGGCGACGATGACGCCGGGAAATAA